A genome region from Microplitis demolitor isolate Queensland-Clemson2020A chromosome 1, iyMicDemo2.1a, whole genome shotgun sequence includes the following:
- the LOC103575791 gene encoding uncharacterized protein LOC103575791 isoform X2, whose amino-acid sequence MGSARVYRRIESLVRAGVPAFLLAAPLRGYTLTHSKMEDGNLRAHYIKTIIQAGEVLRLIAVFQDTRKYSSVPFGITGGTSEKDQYAQCLDSHGREVFVALSTRSEFYAICQSSNADNGNDAVLYRVHHLAKRALPLRVRLVAGPLPIPLPREYEGLMQLEASTRGSIVLGCIVPERPVPNPEMLELVVSGNGAPRVRRAQLGYPSEVKLLTSPKIQRLLSACSRAVGDRATEPRVTPQKLHASSISNNSLGEGSKEMHLKKIKPKPATKPVLQSLREGLEHLKKSTIREPCQTRQNSSNSFLERITKLSYVGGGRSRNPAKKSASFTFATKPEVFVKATERYSSLEPDSTSQNHSNLSKQSVQRSISTSFLETPPVKIELQPNYARVCDSLTPLTITPQSKVICTKTDDIYTEICEANPNKKTQECPGSHVIARIRIVVKSNDSYRENEGEERYANSSIAS is encoded by the exons ATGGGCAGTGCAAGAGTTTATAGACGAATTGAAAGTCTTGTACGAGCTGGAGTACCAGCCTTCCTCTTGGCGGCACCTCTTCGAGGCTATACTCTCACACACTCTAAGATGG aagaTGGAAATCTACGTGCTCATTATATCAAGACAATAATACAAGCTGGCGAAGTACTTCGTTTAATAGCAGTCTTTCAAGATACCAGAAAATACAGTTCAGTACCCTTTGGAATAACCGGAGGTACATCGGAAAAGGATCAATATGCCCAGTGTTTAGATTCGCATGGCCGTGAAGTGTTTGTCGCTTTATCAACACGAAGTGAATTTTATGCAATATGTCAGAGTAGTAATGCAGATAACGGAAATGATGCTGTTCTTTATAGAGTACATCATTTAGCAAAACGTGCTCTTCCTCTTAgg gtTCGATTAGTAGCCGGTCCACTACCAATTCCACTACCAAGGGAATATGAAGGTCTAATGCAATTGGAAGCATCAACGAGAGGTTCAATTGTTCTCGGGTGCATTGTACCAGAACGACCAGTTCCGAACCCTGAAATGCTTGAACTAGTAGTTTCGGGTAATGGAGCACCAAGAGTTAGAAGAGCACAACTTGGGTATCCGTCAGAAGTAAAACTACTTACATCGCCAAAGATACAACGATTATTATCAGCTTGCag TCGAGCGGTTGGTGATCGTGCTACAGAGCCACGAGTGACACCACAGAAACTTCATGCAAGCAgtattagtaataatagtcTTGGAGAAGGATCAAAAGAAATgcatttgaagaaaataaaacctAAACCAGCAACTAAACCAGTGCTTCAGAGTTTGCGTGAGGGTCTTGAACACTTGAAGAAGTCAACTATCCGCGAGCCTTGTCAAACTCGTCAGAATTCATCAAATAGCTTCTTAGAGAGAATAACTAAATTGTCGTATGTCGGTGGGGGACGTAGCAGAAATCCGGCTAAGAAATCGGCGTCTTTTACATTCGCCACAAAGCCAGAAGTTTTTGTCAAAGCAACGGAACGATATTCAAGTCTCGAACCGGATAGTACGTCCCAGAATCATTCTAATCTTTCTAAACAATCAGTGCAAAGATCTATATCTACTAGCTTTCTTGAAACACCGCCGGTAAAAATTGAACTTCAACCAAATTATGCACGAGTATGTGATAGTTTGACGCCTTTGACAATAACACCCCAATCTAAAGTGATATGTACAAAAACCGATGATATTTATACGGAAATTTGTGAAGCTAAtcctaataaaaaaactcaagagTGTCCTGGTAGTCATGTTATTGCTAGGATTAGAATTGTTGTTAAGAGTAATGATTCGTATCGAGAAAATGAAGGAGAAGAAAGATATGCTAACTCTTCAATTGCATCATAA